From Nicotiana tabacum cultivar K326 chromosome 15, ASM71507v2, whole genome shotgun sequence, the proteins below share one genomic window:
- the LOC142169686 gene encoding uncharacterized protein LOC142169686, with amino-acid sequence MGWQNFKEHEMPLTTILEIDIFDVWGIEFVDPFVSSCRNTYILVAVDHVSKCIESIDLPNNEARSVVAFLKRIIFTRYGTPRVIISDGGSHFYNKAFDTFLGKYGVPQKVTAPYHPQASGQVKVSNLEIKSILSKTVNKNWTDWSKKFDDALWAYRMAYITPIGISPYR; translated from the coding sequence ATGGGCTGGCAGAATTTTAAAGAACATGAGATGCCCCTTACAACCAtattggagattgatatctttgatgtttggggcattgagTTCGTGgacccttttgtgagttcttgtagAAACACTTACATTTTGGTCGCAGTGGATCATGTGTCTAAATGTATTGAATCTATTGATTTACCCAATAATGAGGCTagaagtgtggtggctttcttaaAAAGGATTATTTTCACAAGGTATGGCACTCCGCGAGTAATTATAAGTGATGGAGGGTCGCATTTTtacaacaaggcttttgacacttttcTTGGCAAGTATGGCGTCCCTCAGAAAGTGACagctccctatcatccacaagcaagtggtcaagtgaaAGTTTCCAACCtagagataaagagtattttgtccaagacGGTGAATAAAAATTGGACGGATTGGTCTAAGAAGtttgatgatgctctatgggcatatagaatGGCTTACATAACACCTATTGGGATATCTCCATATCGATAg